The following is a genomic window from Chloracidobacterium sp..
TAGCCGTACAGGACCGTCCCGAGAATGAGGTCGTAGCGAAGATCAACGAGGCGATAGCAATAGATCCGACGCGTACTGAGACCTACATTAGCCTTTCGCGCTATTACATTTCAAAGAATAAGACCGCCGAGGCCGAAGAAGCGCTAAAGCGCGGCATAGCGGCAGCACCGAGCCGTGCTGTGGGTCTGATCGAATACGGGCGCTTCCTAACCTACGCGGATCGTCTTAATGAGGCTGAGGCGCAGTTCACGCGTGCCATAGAGGTTGAACCGAATGATATCGAGGCGCACGAGGCGATAGCTGAGCATTTTGTTGCTACAAAGCAGTATGACCGAGCCGAGGCCGAGTATCGCACGCTCATAACGATCCAGGACAACAGCCCTGAGAGCCGCCTTGATCTTGCTGAGTTCTTTGTCCGTGTAAAGCGTACGGATGAGGCGATAGATGTACTTAATGACGTTATCGCTAACGCTCCGGAATATGCACGGGCACGCTACCGCCTTGCTCAGATATATCTCGACCGGAAGGATCCGGCAAAGGTTACCGAGCAGTTGACCGAGCTTTTCAAGATAAACAACAACGACACTGAGGCGTTCTTGATCCGGGCACGGCTGAATTTGCAGGAAAGTAAGCCGGACGCCGCAATAGGCGACCTCGAATCGATCTTGAAGAAGCTGCCGAGCCACCGTGACGCCCTTTATTATATGGCTCAGGCAAAGACCGCTATCGGCCAATATGATCAGGCGCGAGCGTTCATTGCCGATATTGAGCGTTATCATCCGAACTATTTGCGTTCCGGCATCTTAAAGATCCAAGTCGAGCTTTCGTCAGGTAATCCCACCGGTGCTCTCAAGATGGCAAATGAGCTGCTAGCGAAGGTCGATGCTGCCACGCCGAACGCAGATACCGGAGCCGGTGTTCTGGCCGACCTGCAGGTCAAGGCATTGACGGCACGCGGCCTTGCCGAGATCGATCTGAAAAAGCTTGATGAGGCTCAGGCCGACCTCGAACGAGTGCTGGTGCTTACGCCTGATTCGTCCAATGCGATGGTCAATCTCGGCAGGCTTTTTGCCGCAAAGAGAGAGTACGCAAAAGCCCTCGACCAATATTCAAAGGCGTTGACCGCAGATGCGAGCAATTTTGACGCTATATCTGGCTTCGTTGCCGCATCGGTCAAGCTCAAGCAGCCGCAGCAGGCACATTCAAAGATCGCCGCACAGCTCGATGCCAATATGGGCCGAGCCGATGTACTGGCTGCTTTGCATTACTTGAATGCGACCGTTTTCGCGGCCGAAGGCAATACGGCACAGCAGGAAGCCGAGCTTTTACAGTCGATGTCGCTTGACGCGAATTATCTGCCGGCATATTCGGCCTATGCCTCGATATTGGCCGCAAAAGGCAGCATTCCTGAGGCGATCGCACAATACGAGGCGATCATAGTCAAGACACCGTCCGCTCCGGTTTATACGCTGCTTGGCATACTTGAAGATTCGCGGGGCAACACCGCAGCGGCGGAAGGCAACTATAGGAAGGCCCTTGATCTCGACCCGCAGTCGCCGATAGCAATGAACAACTTGGCGTGGCTGCTTACTGAGAATCAAGGCAACCTTGATGAGGCGTTGCAGCTTGCTTCAGGTTCGGTCGCAAAAAGCCCCGAGACCGCGGGCTTCTACGACACGCTCGGTTGGGTGTATTACAAGAAAGGCCTTTATTCGCCGGCAGTTGAGCAGCTTAAAAAGGCTGTTGCCTTCGACGAAAGGTCGGGCCAGACGGCAAATCCCGCATACCGCGTACGCCTTGCCTCAGCCTTGGCCGCAAGCGGCGACAAAGCATCCGCACGTCGTGAAGCCGAGGCATCGCTTCATTACGAAGCAAAGCTGACCGAGCAGGAGGTCAGCGACGCAAAGAGGGTTTTGGCCTCGTTGTAGGCTATTGATGTATGACAGTGAT
Proteins encoded in this region:
- a CDS encoding tetratricopeptide repeat protein, which codes for MCRSECPITGTRFLTLIVVVACIAFAACGYSTAKLLAKGEDYLAKRKFHDALMQFKAAVESDGNSAAAHWGMARSLENLGQFNDALDELRKTVDLDGSNLQAKAKLGNYYLLVKPPLISEAEQLQKEIVAADPNFVEGHILEASILAVQDRPENEVVAKINEAIAIDPTRTETYISLSRYYISKNKTAEAEEALKRGIAAAPSRAVGLIEYGRFLTYADRLNEAEAQFTRAIEVEPNDIEAHEAIAEHFVATKQYDRAEAEYRTLITIQDNSPESRLDLAEFFVRVKRTDEAIDVLNDVIANAPEYARARYRLAQIYLDRKDPAKVTEQLTELFKINNNDTEAFLIRARLNLQESKPDAAIGDLESILKKLPSHRDALYYMAQAKTAIGQYDQARAFIADIERYHPNYLRSGILKIQVELSSGNPTGALKMANELLAKVDAATPNADTGAGVLADLQVKALTARGLAEIDLKKLDEAQADLERVLVLTPDSSNAMVNLGRLFAAKREYAKALDQYSKALTADASNFDAISGFVAASVKLKQPQQAHSKIAAQLDANMGRADVLAALHYLNATVFAAEGNTAQQEAELLQSMSLDANYLPAYSAYASILAAKGSIPEAIAQYEAIIVKTPSAPVYTLLGILEDSRGNTAAAEGNYRKALDLDPQSPIAMNNLAWLLTENQGNLDEALQLASGSVAKSPETAGFYDTLGWVYYKKGLYSPAVEQLKKAVAFDERSGQTANPAYRVRLASALAASGDKASARREAEASLHYEAKLTEQEVSDAKRVLASL